A single genomic interval of Demequina sp. NBRC 110054 harbors:
- a CDS encoding ABC transporter substrate-binding protein, which produces MTRRTAVGTVAVALAGALTLSACTGGDTSASASPSASAADATITVATVGDIGLEPLAEEYMAENPNVTITVEEQAYAALHDDLQSELVAGEGAPTIAVLDEAYMPSFVGQSDGFVNLLDLGADEFEDSVLPWAWAEATNANGSATIGIPASVSGLALCYRRDLLEDAGLTGDRDELSTLMGDSWEGFISVGEQYTAATGGYFVDTATSLLNPLLQQAGVSYFDTDNTLALPDVKAPYATAVAAATAGISSGTTQWSEDWTNGLYDDRFATVLCPSWMLAYIESNAPEDFSGQWDVADIPGEGGNWSANFYTIPAQVDDETAQAAYEFIEWLMEDEQQLARFQSVAALPATPSLYTDEGIQAYTNAFFNNAPVGQIFTKTAEDLTGAPYYSLNNATVRTAVENVLTKVELGSIDQEDAWSEAKDAAKAANGS; this is translated from the coding sequence ATGACACGGAGGACCGCCGTCGGCACGGTGGCCGTTGCCCTGGCCGGAGCGCTCACGTTGAGCGCCTGCACAGGGGGCGACACGTCCGCCTCCGCCTCCCCCTCCGCGAGCGCGGCGGACGCCACCATCACCGTCGCGACCGTCGGCGACATCGGCCTCGAGCCGCTCGCCGAGGAGTACATGGCCGAGAACCCGAACGTGACGATCACCGTCGAGGAGCAGGCCTACGCCGCGCTGCACGACGACCTCCAGTCGGAGCTCGTGGCCGGCGAGGGCGCCCCCACGATCGCAGTGCTCGACGAGGCCTACATGCCGAGCTTCGTCGGTCAGTCTGATGGCTTCGTCAACCTCCTCGACCTCGGCGCGGACGAGTTCGAGGACAGCGTGCTGCCGTGGGCCTGGGCCGAGGCGACCAACGCTAACGGCTCGGCGACCATCGGCATCCCGGCCTCCGTGTCCGGGCTCGCGCTGTGCTACCGCCGCGACCTGCTCGAGGACGCGGGCCTCACCGGCGACCGCGACGAGCTGTCGACGCTCATGGGCGACTCGTGGGAGGGCTTCATCAGCGTCGGCGAGCAGTACACCGCCGCGACCGGCGGGTACTTCGTCGACACCGCGACCTCACTGCTCAACCCGCTGCTCCAGCAGGCGGGCGTCAGCTACTTCGATACGGACAACACGCTCGCGCTGCCCGACGTCAAGGCCCCGTATGCGACGGCCGTCGCGGCTGCGACCGCTGGCATCTCCTCGGGCACCACCCAGTGGAGCGAGGACTGGACGAACGGCCTGTACGACGACAGGTTCGCGACTGTCCTGTGCCCGTCGTGGATGCTCGCGTACATCGAGAGCAACGCCCCGGAGGACTTCTCCGGCCAGTGGGACGTCGCCGACATCCCGGGCGAGGGCGGCAACTGGTCCGCGAACTTCTACACGATCCCCGCCCAGGTGGACGACGAGACGGCGCAGGCCGCGTACGAGTTCATCGAGTGGCTCATGGAGGACGAGCAGCAGCTCGCGCGCTTCCAGTCCGTGGCCGCGCTGCCCGCCACGCCGTCGCTCTACACCGACGAGGGCATCCAGGCCTACACGAACGCCTTCTTCAACAATGCGCCCGTCGGCCAGATCTTCACGAAGACGGCCGAGGACCTCACCGGGGCGCCGTACTACTCGCTCAACAACGCGACGGTCCGCACCGCGGTGGAGAACGTGCTCACCAAGGTCGAGCTCGGCAGCATCGACCAGGAGGACGCGTGGTCCGAGGCCAAGGACGCGGCGAAGGCGGCGAACGGGTCCTGA
- the pflB gene encoding formate C-acetyltransferase, with product MTITSPTGADLDAVREHAWRGFTSGPWRDAVNVRDFIQLNYTPYDGDDSFLAGPTERTTAVWEKLSAMFPEEREKGVYDVDFETPATITAHKPGYIDQDNEVIVGLQTDAPLKRAIMPFGGWRMVVKELETYGYPVKPELEEIFSKYRKTHNDGVFDAYPPNVRAARSSHIVTGLPDAYGRGRIIGDYRRVALYGVDALIEGKKVERMSLDMERSTEDIIRDREENSEQIKALKELKQMAASYGYDISGPASTAKEAVQWLYFGYLAAVKEQNGAAMSLGRTSTFLDIFIERDIADGTLTEEAAQEIIDDFVIKLRIVRFLRTPEYDALFSGDPTWVTESIGGVGNDGRSLVTRTSFRFLQTLYNIGPAPEPNLTVLWSDKLPQGFKEYCAKVSIDTSSIQYEADDLLREQCGDDSAIACCVSGMAVGKQMQFFGARVNLAKGMLYAINGGRDEVSGKQVSPVAPPCEGDVLDFDDVMAKFDTFMDWLAETYVDALNCIHFMHDKYAYERIEMALHDREILRTMACGIAGLSVAADSLSAIKYAKVTPVRDETGLIVDYTTEGEFPCYGNDDDRADDIAVDLVRRFMEKVRKQPTYRNAKHTQSVLTITSNVVYGKATGHTPDGRRAGEPFAPGANPMNGRDNHGIMASALSVAKLPYDDAQDGISLTTSVVPSGLGRDKAEQVKNLVGVLDAYTVSSGFHMNVNVLNRETLEDAMENPEKYPQLTIRVSGYAVNFVRLTREQQMDVLSRTFHAGL from the coding sequence ATGACCATCACTTCCCCCACCGGCGCCGACCTCGACGCCGTCCGTGAGCACGCGTGGCGTGGCTTCACATCCGGCCCGTGGCGCGACGCGGTCAACGTGCGCGACTTCATCCAGCTGAACTACACCCCGTACGACGGTGACGACTCGTTCCTCGCCGGCCCGACGGAGCGCACCACCGCCGTGTGGGAGAAGCTCTCGGCGATGTTCCCCGAGGAGCGCGAGAAGGGCGTCTACGACGTCGACTTCGAGACGCCCGCCACCATCACCGCCCACAAGCCCGGCTACATCGACCAGGACAACGAGGTCATCGTCGGTCTGCAGACGGACGCGCCGCTCAAGCGCGCGATCATGCCGTTCGGCGGCTGGCGCATGGTCGTCAAGGAGCTCGAGACCTACGGCTACCCGGTCAAGCCCGAGCTCGAGGAGATCTTCTCCAAGTACCGCAAGACGCACAACGACGGCGTCTTCGACGCGTACCCCCCGAACGTCCGTGCGGCCCGCTCGTCGCACATCGTCACCGGCCTGCCCGACGCCTACGGCCGCGGCCGCATCATCGGTGACTACCGCCGCGTCGCCCTCTACGGCGTCGACGCCCTGATCGAGGGCAAGAAGGTCGAGCGCATGTCGCTCGACATGGAGCGCTCGACCGAGGACATCATCCGCGACCGCGAGGAGAACTCGGAGCAGATCAAGGCTCTGAAGGAGCTCAAGCAGATGGCGGCCTCCTACGGCTACGACATCTCGGGCCCCGCCTCGACGGCCAAGGAGGCCGTGCAGTGGCTGTACTTCGGCTACCTCGCCGCGGTCAAGGAGCAGAACGGCGCCGCCATGTCGCTGGGCCGCACCTCGACCTTCCTCGACATCTTCATCGAGCGCGACATCGCCGACGGCACCCTCACCGAGGAGGCCGCTCAGGAGATCATCGACGACTTCGTCATCAAGCTGCGCATCGTCCGCTTCCTCCGCACCCCGGAGTATGACGCCCTGTTCTCGGGCGACCCGACGTGGGTCACCGAGTCCATCGGCGGCGTGGGCAACGACGGCCGCTCGCTCGTGACGCGCACCTCGTTCCGCTTCCTCCAGACGCTGTACAACATCGGCCCGGCTCCTGAGCCGAACCTCACGGTGCTGTGGAGCGACAAGCTGCCCCAGGGCTTCAAGGAGTACTGCGCCAAGGTCTCGATCGACACCTCGTCGATCCAGTACGAGGCCGACGACCTGCTCCGCGAGCAGTGCGGTGACGACTCGGCCATCGCGTGCTGCGTCTCCGGCATGGCGGTCGGCAAGCAGATGCAGTTCTTCGGTGCTCGCGTGAACCTGGCCAAGGGCATGCTCTACGCGATCAACGGTGGTCGCGACGAGGTCTCCGGCAAGCAGGTCTCGCCGGTGGCGCCTCCGTGTGAGGGCGACGTGCTCGACTTCGACGACGTCATGGCCAAGTTCGACACCTTCATGGACTGGCTCGCCGAGACCTACGTGGACGCACTCAACTGCATCCACTTCATGCACGACAAGTACGCCTACGAGCGCATCGAGATGGCGCTGCACGACCGCGAGATCCTGCGCACGATGGCTTGCGGCATCGCCGGCCTGTCGGTCGCGGCCGACTCGCTGTCCGCCATCAAGTACGCCAAGGTCACCCCCGTGCGTGACGAGACCGGCCTCATCGTCGACTACACGACCGAGGGCGAGTTCCCCTGCTACGGCAACGATGACGACCGCGCCGACGACATCGCCGTCGACCTGGTCCGCCGCTTCATGGAGAAGGTGCGCAAGCAGCCCACCTACCGCAACGCGAAGCACACCCAGTCGGTGCTCACGATCACCTCGAACGTGGTCTACGGCAAGGCGACGGGCCACACGCCCGACGGTCGTCGCGCCGGCGAGCCCTTCGCCCCCGGTGCCAACCCCATGAACGGCCGCGACAACCACGGCATCATGGCCTCGGCCCTCTCGGTCGCGAAGCTGCCCTACGACGACGCTCAGGACGGCATCTCGCTGACCACGTCGGTCGTCCCGTCCGGCCTCGGCCGCGACAAGGCGGAGCAGGTCAAGAACCTGGTCGGCGTCCTCGACGCCTACACGGTCTCCTCCGGCTTCCACATGAACGTCAACGTGCTCAACCGCGAGACGCTCGAGGACGCGATGGAGAACCCGGAGAAGTACCCGCAGCTCACGATCCGCGTGAGCGGCTACGCGGTGAACTTCGTCCGCCTGACCCGCGAGCAGCAGATGGACGTGCTGTCGCGCACGTTCCACGCGGGCCTGTAA